One window from the genome of Desulfobacterales bacterium encodes:
- a CDS encoding NAD-dependent deacylase yields the protein MEHLFKRAAKDLSAAKHIVALTGAGISVESGIPPFRGKGGVWEKFDPMEVAHIDSFMRDPAKVWNLLLKEMKEIVDKARPNDAHKGLAKLETCGKLKTVITQNVDGLHQMAGNSDVIEFHGNFAWHRCLDCNRRCETPRIDLSQIPPRCSCGGIYRPECVFFGEMIPPQHLLRSRLAAAQCDIMLVIGTSAVVQPAALMPLVAKDAGALVIEINPEKTPLTGSVSDYLILGKAGDCMNAILAEMEGQSAGKSPPERLSDNL from the coding sequence ATGGAACATCTTTTCAAGCGGGCCGCCAAAGATCTCAGCGCGGCCAAACATATCGTTGCCTTAACCGGCGCCGGCATTTCGGTCGAGAGCGGGATCCCGCCGTTTAGGGGCAAGGGCGGGGTATGGGAAAAATTCGACCCCATGGAGGTCGCCCACATCGATAGCTTCATGCGCGACCCGGCCAAGGTCTGGAATCTTCTTCTCAAAGAGATGAAAGAAATCGTCGACAAAGCCAGACCCAACGATGCCCATAAAGGACTCGCCAAACTCGAGACATGTGGAAAACTGAAAACGGTTATTACCCAGAATGTCGACGGGCTCCATCAGATGGCAGGCAATTCGGACGTCATTGAATTTCACGGCAATTTTGCCTGGCATCGCTGCCTGGACTGCAACCGGCGTTGTGAAACGCCCCGAATTGACCTGTCGCAAATCCCCCCCCGCTGCAGCTGCGGCGGGATTTACCGACCGGAATGTGTTTTTTTCGGCGAAATGATTCCGCCCCAACACCTGCTGCGTTCCCGCCTGGCGGCCGCCCAGTGCGATATCATGCTGGTCATCGGCACTTCCGCAGTTGTCCAACCGGCCGCGCTCATGCCGCTGGTGGCAAAAGACGCCGGTGCCCTGGTCATCGAAATCAACCCTGAAAAGACCCCCCTGACCGGCAGCGTCAGCGACTATCTGATACTGGGAAAAGCCGGGGATTGCATGAATGCAATTTTGGCGGAGATGGAAGGCCAATCTGCAGGAAAATCCCCCCCTGAGAGGCTGTCCGACAACCTATAA
- a CDS encoding MBL fold metallo-hydrolase gives MYIKCWGSRGSIPVSGKEYLKYGGDTTCLEIRSESGDIIIVDAGTGIRRLGNLLLDEKRYQYNFIFTHAHWDHVMGFPFFKPLYFQHAQLQMHRCPFHSKFVETILTKVMAPPNFPVRYADVKAKIFYEDACPFTFEIGSIQITPIPISHPNSGSGYKFVENDKSFVFLTDNELGYVHPGGLQRKDYVEFSAGADLLIHDAEYIPTEYKKTKAWGHSIFTETLDLALEADVKKLGLFHLNQERSDVAVDKIVESCRQRISEKENGLECFAVSGNGDMAFQL, from the coding sequence ATGTATATCAAATGCTGGGGATCCAGAGGCTCGATACCTGTCTCGGGAAAAGAGTATCTCAAATACGGCGGCGATACCACCTGCCTGGAAATCCGCTCCGAAAGCGGCGATATCATTATTGTCGATGCAGGCACCGGAATTCGCAGACTGGGTAATTTGCTGTTGGATGAAAAACGCTATCAGTATAATTTTATTTTTACCCACGCGCACTGGGATCATGTCATGGGTTTTCCCTTTTTTAAACCGCTCTACTTTCAGCATGCCCAATTGCAGATGCATCGGTGCCCTTTTCACAGCAAGTTTGTTGAAACCATTCTTACAAAAGTCATGGCCCCGCCCAATTTTCCGGTGAGATATGCAGATGTAAAGGCAAAAATTTTTTACGAAGACGCCTGCCCTTTTACATTTGAAATCGGTTCGATTCAAATTACCCCCATCCCCATCAGTCACCCCAACAGCGGCAGCGGTTATAAATTCGTTGAAAACGACAAATCCTTTGTTTTTCTGACGGATAATGAATTGGGGTATGTTCACCCCGGCGGACTGCAACGCAAAGACTATGTCGAGTTCTCTGCCGGCGCGGATTTGCTGATTCATGATGCCGAATACATTCCGACCGAATACAAAAAAACAAAAGCCTGGGGGCATTCGATCTTTACTGAAACCCTGGATCTCGCTTTAGAAGCCGATGTAAAGAAGTTGGGACTGTTCCATTTAAATCAGGAGCGGTCTGATGTGGCGGTGGATAAAATTGTCGAATCCTGCCGGCAGCGCATCTCCGAAAAAGAAAACGGGCTGGAATGTTTTGCGGTGTCCGGTAACGGGGATATGGCCTTCCAATTGTAA
- a CDS encoding 50S ribosomal protein L11 methyltransferase has translation MEFAFGFDTFASALDLGTGTGLLALAAARLGCRKILAVDLNLLAVKTALNNIRRNRLENKIMAIQGLAQDFVNVEADLVIANVHYQVMKGLIASRGFLSKKGFILSGLLRSQARDIQAELSQKPVRIIKKWELEGIWHTFFGKIT, from the coding sequence TTGGAATTTGCATTTGGCTTTGACACTTTTGCTTCGGCACTGGATTTAGGCACCGGAACCGGTCTGCTGGCGCTTGCCGCCGCGCGCCTGGGCTGCCGGAAAATACTGGCGGTGGATCTTAATTTACTGGCCGTCAAAACCGCCCTGAACAATATCCGGCGCAACCGGCTGGAAAATAAAATTATGGCGATTCAGGGACTGGCCCAGGACTTTGTGAATGTTGAGGCGGATCTTGTCATCGCAAATGTCCATTACCAAGTTATGAAGGGGCTGATTGCCTCCAGGGGCTTTTTATCGAAAAAAGGGTTTATCCTCTCCGGACTTTTACGCAGCCAGGCAAGGGACATCCAGGCCGAATTATCCCAAAAACCGGTCAGGATCATCAAAAAATGGGAGCTCGAAGGGATCTGGCATACTTTTTTTGGAAAAATTACTTGA
- a CDS encoding 50S ribosomal protein L11 methyltransferase, protein MTDVRPLHNFPGDPHASSYTDLFIYYLKGLAKTEGHNFGHRFIGAWLEDGFSFLFFSETSLPRIEQFISTRPDLTLVDEYQMSYAEWQGGLLGPGYFGSFFITPPWSAPAETLASEKRPIILDPGVVFGSGSHPPP, encoded by the coding sequence ATGACTGATGTCCGGCCCCTGCATAATTTTCCCGGAGATCCCCACGCATCTTCCTACACGGATTTATTTATCTACTACCTGAAAGGGCTTGCAAAAACAGAAGGCCATAACTTTGGCCATAGATTCATCGGCGCCTGGCTGGAAGATGGTTTTTCCTTTCTTTTTTTTTCCGAAACGTCTCTACCCAGGATCGAACAGTTTATTTCCACCCGACCCGATTTAACACTTGTTGATGAATACCAAATGTCCTATGCCGAATGGCAGGGGGGGCTTTTGGGTCCCGGCTATTTCGGCAGTTTTTTCATTACCCCGCCCTGGTCGGCGCCGGCGGAAACGCTGGCGTCGGAAAAGCGGCCCATTATCCTTGACCCCGGGGTTGTCTTCGGCAGCGGCAGCCACCCACCACCCTGA
- a CDS encoding CBS domain-containing protein: protein MFISRSMTRKVITIDENTNILDAKKKMAEHRIRHLPVVTKDNRLCGIVTDRDIRSAMPSSVLDDPDRAMDQSRLARIKVTEIMTKNPVTLSPRDTLQDALLMIQEKKVGAFTVVDEQGILKGILSTRDLMRAFINVLGIGEPGTLLCILVEEKIGQMKKIVDAVTEENISFGSILVARYWEKGKRAVFPYLLTLNVTPVKKKLEKMGFTLLDPMEWYLGQLPKND, encoded by the coding sequence ATGTTTATCAGCAGGTCAATGACCCGAAAGGTTATTACAATTGATGAAAATACGAATATTCTGGATGCAAAAAAGAAAATGGCCGAACATCGCATCCGCCATCTGCCGGTGGTAACAAAGGATAACCGGCTCTGCGGCATTGTTACGGACCGCGATATCCGCAGCGCCATGCCGTCCAGCGTATTGGATGATCCGGACCGTGCCATGGACCAGAGTCGCCTTGCAAGAATTAAAGTGACTGAAATCATGACAAAAAATCCTGTCACGCTCTCTCCCCGGGATACCCTGCAGGACGCCCTGCTGATGATCCAGGAAAAAAAAGTCGGTGCTTTCACGGTGGTGGATGAGCAGGGAATTCTGAAAGGGATCCTTTCCACGCGGGATCTGATGCGGGCATTCATTAATGTGCTGGGAATTGGAGAGCCCGGAACCCTCCTTTGTATTCTGGTTGAAGAAAAAATCGGACAAATGAAAAAAATTGTCGACGCCGTCACAGAAGAAAATATCTCCTTCGGAAGCATTCTGGTGGCCAGGTATTGGGAAAAAGGTAAACGGGCCGTTTTTCCCTATCTGTTGACCCTGAACGTCACCCCCGTTAAAAAGAAGCTGGAAAAGATGGGCTTCACTCTCCTGGATCCCATGGAATGGTATCTGGGTCAACTACCCAAAAATGACTGA